A region of Sulfurimonas sp. DNA encodes the following proteins:
- the rplO gene encoding 50S ribosomal protein L15, whose amino-acid sequence MGIENLLPAEGSTSNRKRVGRGQGSGTGKTAARGQKGQKSRSGYKRKRNFEGGQMQLAKRLPKIGFFSRNVKPYVINVEKIKAVAELAEITMESIRGVHKMGASVSKVKLVGASAKDLASKIKDDNVTTTGK is encoded by the coding sequence ATGGGTATTGAAAACTTATTACCAGCAGAAGGTTCAACAAGTAACCGTAAAAGAGTTGGTCGTGGACAAGGTTCTGGAACTGGTAAGACTGCAGCTCGTGGTCAAAAAGGTCAGAAATCTCGTTCAGGTTACAAAAGAAAAAGAAACTTTGAAGGTGGACAAATGCAGCTTGCAAAGCGTCTTCCTAAAATTGGATTCTTTTCTCGTAATGTAAAGCCTTATGTTATTAATGTAGAAAAAATCAAAGCTGTTGCTGAGTTAGCTGAAATTACTATGGAATCTATCCGTGGTGTTCACAAGATGGGTGCTTCTGTTTCTAAAGTTAAATTAGTTGGTGCATCTGCTAAAGATTTAGCATCAAAAATTAAAGACGACAACGTTACTACAACAGGTAAATAG
- the secY gene encoding preprotein translocase subunit SecY gives MNKNLVNKILITVGFLFIYRLLAYVPVPGVDTAVIASFFDSHQADALGLFNMFSGNAVERMSIIALGIMPYITASIIMELLAATFAPLGQMKKERDGMVKYMQIIRYATIVITIIQAIGISVGLQSLTGPNGNSAILADHNTFIILSAVSMLAGTMLLMWIGEQITQSGIGNGISLIIFAGIVSAIPSAIGQTITMVNSGAMSFLTVIAILVLILGTVAVIIYVELGERRVPITYAKKVMMQNQNKRVMNYIPIKVNLAGVIPVIFASAILMFPMTVMSSSTNPTVQMIADYLNPNSYFFNFLTFAFVIFFAFFYASITFNAKDIADNLKRQGGFIPGIRTGNATSEFLTETASRLTFTGALYLGLVATLPFMIIKGMGVPFFFGGTAVLIVVQVALDTMRKIEAQVYMSKYETLSAVGL, from the coding sequence GTGAATAAAAATCTAGTAAATAAGATACTTATTACTGTCGGGTTTTTATTTATCTACCGCCTACTGGCTTATGTACCAGTGCCAGGCGTAGATACTGCTGTTATCGCTTCATTTTTCGACTCACATCAAGCTGACGCATTAGGTTTATTTAATATGTTTAGTGGAAATGCTGTTGAAAGAATGTCTATTATCGCTCTTGGAATTATGCCTTATATCACTGCTTCAATTATCATGGAACTTCTAGCTGCTACTTTTGCTCCTTTAGGTCAAATGAAAAAAGAGCGTGACGGAATGGTAAAATATATGCAAATTATTCGTTATGCGACTATTGTAATTACAATCATTCAAGCAATTGGTATTAGTGTTGGACTTCAAAGTTTAACTGGTCCAAATGGAAATAGTGCAATACTTGCTGACCATAATACATTTATAATCCTTTCTGCTGTCTCAATGTTAGCAGGAACTATGTTACTTATGTGGATTGGTGAGCAAATTACTCAGAGTGGTATCGGTAACGGTATCTCACTTATTATTTTCGCTGGTATAGTTTCTGCAATTCCATCTGCAATAGGTCAAACTATTACAATGGTGAATTCAGGTGCTATGAGTTTTTTAACTGTAATCGCAATTCTTGTACTTATCTTAGGAACAGTCGCTGTAATAATATATGTTGAACTTGGTGAGCGTCGTGTACCTATTACTTATGCTAAAAAAGTTATGATGCAAAATCAAAATAAAAGAGTTATGAATTACATTCCTATCAAAGTGAATTTAGCTGGTGTTATTCCAGTAATTTTTGCATCAGCGATTTTGATGTTTCCTATGACTGTTATGTCTAGTAGTACTAATCCAACTGTACAGATGATAGCTGACTATTTAAATCCAAATAGTTACTTTTTCAACTTTTTAACATTTGCTTTTGTTATTTTCTTTGCATTCTTTTATGCATCGATTACATTTAATGCAAAAGATATTGCAGATAATTTAAAAAGACAAGGTGGATTTATTCCAGGTATTCGTACCGGTAATGCAACATCAGAATTTTTAACAGAAACTGCTAGTAGATTGACTTTTACAGGTGCCTTATATCTTGGTCTTGTTGCAACTTTACCATTTATGATTATCAAAGGGATGGGTGTTCCTTTCTTCTTTGGTGGAACAGCAGTTTTAATTGTTGTTCAAGTTGCACTTGATACTATGAGAAAAATTGAAGCTCAAGTTTATATGAGCAAGTATGAAACACTAAGTGCGGTTGGTCTATAA
- the rpsE gene encoding 30S ribosomal protein S5: MEINREDFEESIVNIGRVTKVVKGGRRFRFTALIVVGNKNGTVGYGMGKAKEVPDAIRKAVDNAFKNLTTVSIKGTTIAHDIEHKYNASRILLKPASEGTGVIAGGAARPVLELAGIQDILTKSIGSNNPGTLVRATVEALTRIKG; the protein is encoded by the coding sequence ATCGTAAATATCGGTCGTGTTACTAAAGTTGTTAAAGGTGGTAGAAGATTTCGTTTTACTGCACTTATCGTTGTTGGTAACAAAAATGGTACTGTTGGTTATGGTATGGGTAAAGCGAAGGAAGTTCCAGATGCTATCCGTAAAGCTGTAGATAATGCTTTTAAAAACTTAACTACTGTAAGTATCAAAGGTACAACAATAGCACATGATATTGAGCATAAATACAATGCAAGTCGTATCTTGTTAAAACCAGCATCTGAAGGTACGGGTGTTATTGCAGGTGGAGCAGCTCGTCCTGTTCTTGAGCTTGCAGGTATTCAAGATATACTTACAAAGTCAATTGGCTCAAACAATCCAGGAACACTTGTTCGTGCTACAGTTGAAGCATTAACTCGTATAAAAGGATAG